CGTCGATACGTCACTTGCCGATCTGGACTATGGCCGGATGCGCGGCGTGACCTTCGCTGCGAATACCTTCCACAGTGTGCGTGACGAAGTATATAACCCAGCGATCCTGTCACACGATGAGTCGACACCGACCCGCACCTGGGTTGCCGAGAACGCGCCCTACCTTCCATTTGGCGGGCGCGCCCGGTTTGTCGACAGTGTTATGGCGGATGGTCCCCTCAAGGACAGTTCCGATGCTACGGTCTACGAGATGCCTTACGTGAATACGGATTACGGCCCAGACCAATCCGAAGTCCGTTTTGTCTTCAAGACCGCAGTCGAGGGGCGCATCCGCTATCAGGTGCGCATGGACAACCCGCTTTAGCGTTTGGCGGGCAGGTCAGAAGGTGATCCACGTTTCCAGCTTCATGCCTGCCCCTTTGTCACCGGTCAGCCCTTGCACTGCCCCGACACTGATCGAAAAGTAATCGTTCCAGTGATAGATCACCGACGGGCTGATCTTTGCATAGTAGTCATCGGTGAAGCCTTGTCCGGTTTGCAGTTGGACGGTCGTTGTCCAGTGATCATTCCAGTGGCGCCCCCAGGTCAGATCGGCCTTGGGGCGCCATTTGTTTTCGCTGACCGCCAGGGTGGCCGAGGCATCGACCGCGTACCAACCGCTTTCATAGCCGCGCCCCCAAGAGACGCTGCCGCGTAACAATTCCTCGGTCCGCAAGTAGGAAAAATCTGCTGTCGCCAGATTGGTCGGTGTGTGCAAAGTGCGTCGCAGTCCAAAGCCGACACCAACGGCAAAGCGGTTCTGCGCCTCCAGATCACCGACCGGGACGGTGAAAAAGATGAAATCGGACGCAATTCTGCCCGCATCTGCAAGATGGCTGTCCAGTCCGACCGTTATCCGGTCCGTCAGCCCGAATTCAGCATAAAGCGTGGGGTCATAGTGGACGGGCAGCTCAGAGCCGTCCGACAGCCAGAAGTTGCCGCCAAACGCGATGAACCACTCTCCCTTTTCGCGTGCCCATGCCCCGGAAAGGGCAGGTTGTCCGGCAAGCAGTGCGATCAGGATGACCAGAATTCGGAACATGCGGGGCTCTCCAGCGGCACCGCATTACTTTTGTTCATAATGGTTAATGCGCCGTTAACGTCGGTCTGACCCGCGCAGCCGGTGGCCCCACAGCTTCAGCGCATACAGTGGGATAGCCCCTGCTTCGCGCGCAAGGTTGCGTATCTGCGTCTTGCGATGTCCGCCGCGTGTCGACGGCCCCGATGTTTCTGCCTGCCAGCCAAGGTGGCGCGCAACCATGCGCGCGCGTGGCAGATGATAGCGATCCGACACGATGATAACGCGCGTGACGTCGAAACGTGACAGAAGGGCGCGGGCGTTTCGCAGATTTTCGTAAGTGGTACGCGATTTCGCTTCCGGGATGATCTGCGCGGCAGGCACCCCGGCCTTGATGAAAATATCGCGCATGATCTCAGCCTCTGCAGGCGCATGGATGCCAAGCCCGCCGCAGGGCACGAGTACCTGCGCGCGATCCATTTGCCACAGGGAGAGCGCATGCGCGCAGCGCCGTCGCATCGTGGGTGAGGGGCCGTCCTGCCAGACCGCCGCCCCGAGGATCAGGATGACTTGCATGACCCTTCTCTAGCGCCGCGACGCTGACAGGTGAACCATCTTTTGGTAAAGAAATTGCGGCCATGTAGTAAAACTTTTTTACAACTCCGGTCCGCTCATATGACAGCCCCGCTTGGCAAAGCTGCGTGATTGCGGATGATGCACAGCGGAGGATGTCAGCGCACGCTGGCAGGTCCGATGGAGGTCGGACCGCAATACACATTCACTATGGGGGGACACGCATGTCACAGTCTGAAACCGCAGGCCTTTATCCGCCAACCGCAGAACAGGCGGCACGGGCCCACGCTGACAAAGAGACCTATGACGCCATGTATGCCGCGTCGATCGCGGACCCGGATGCATTCTGGGGCGAACATGGTAAGCGCGTCGACTGGATCAAGCCCTATTCCAAGGTCAAGAACACCAGCTTTGCCCCCGGAAGTATCGACATCAAATGGTACGAGGACGGGACGCTGAACGTCGCGGCGAACTGCGTGGACCGGCATCTCAAGGACCGTGGCAACCAGACCGCGATCATCTGGGAGCCCGATGAAGCCAGCGACGAAGCGCAGCATATCACCTACCAGCAGCTGCACGCACACGTCTGCAAATTCGCAAACGTTCTGAAGGAGATGGGCGTTAGCAAGGGCGATCGTGTCGTTATCTATATGCCGATGATCCCGCAGGCGGCCTACGCGATGCTGGCCTGTGCACGGATCGGGGCAATCCACTCCATCGTTTTCGCTGGATTCTCGCCTGATGCACTGGGCGCACGGGTCAATGCCTGCGGCGCAAAAGTCGTCATCACAAGCGATGGCGCACCGCGCGGTGGTCGCGTCACAAATCTGAAGGACAACGTCAACCAGGCGCTGCGCGATGACTTCAATGAGGTCAAATGCCTTGTCGTCAAGCGCACCGGCCAGCAAATCGCATGGCGTGATGGTCTCGATTTCTGGCTGCACGAAATGGAAGAAAACGTCAGCAACGACTGCCCGCCAGAGGAGGTAGCCGCAGAAGACCCGCTGTTCGTCCTTTATACATCCGGTTCGACCGGCCAGCCCAAGGGCGTCGTGCATTCCACGGGCGGCTATCTGGTCTATGCTGCGATGACCCATCAATACACGTTCGACTATCACGACGGTGACATCTTCTGGTGTACGGCCGATGTCGGCTGGGTCACGGGCCACAGCTATATCGTCTACGGGCCGCTCGCCAATGGCGCGACAACGGTGATGTTCGAAGGTGTGCCCACATATCCCGATGCGGGGCGTTTCTGGGCAGTTTGCGAAAAGCACAAGGTGAATCAATTCTATACCGCACCGACCGCCATTCGCGCGCTGATGGGGCAGGGCAACAGCTTTGTCGAAAAATACGACCTGTCCGATATCAAGGTGCTTGGCACGGTGGGTGAACCGATCAACCCCGAAGCGTGGAACTGGTATAACGATGTGGTCGGCAAGGGCCGTGCGCCGATTGTCGACACGTGGTGGCAGACTGAAACGGGCGGGCATCTGCTGACCCCGCTGCCAGGTGCGACAGCGACCAAACCGGGTTCAGCGACACTGCCGTTCTTCGGTATTCAACCGGTGATCCTTGAGCCGACAACGGGCGCGGAATTGACTGACACAGCGGCCGAGGGGGTCTTGTGTATCAAAGACAGTTGGCCAGGACAGATGCGCACCGTCTGGGGTGACCATGACCGGTTCGAAAAGACCTATTTCGCGGACTACAAGAACTACTACTTTACCGGTGACGGCTGTCGCCGTGATGAGGACGGCTACTACTGGATTACCGGGCGAGTTGACGACGTAATCAATGTCTCTGGTCACCGGATGGGTACGGCCGAGGTCGAAAGCGCCCTTGTCGCACATAGCAAGGTCGCCGAGTCCGCAGTCGTCGGTTATCCGCACGAGATCAAAGGGCAGGGCATCTATGCCTATGTCACGCTGATGAACGGCGTAGAGCCGTCTGACGAACTGCGTAAGGAACTGGAAACATGGGTGCGCTCCGAGATCGGCCCGATCGCCAAGCCGGATCTTATCCAGTGGGCACCGGGATTGCCGAAAACACGGTCTGGCAAGATCATGCGTCGCATTCTGCGCAAGATTGCCGAAGACGATTTCGGATCGCTGGGCGACACATCGACCCTCGCCGATCCATCGGTTGTCGAGGATTTGATCGAAAACCGCATGAACCGCGGTAAATAGAAATTTCAAGGTGAAGGGCGGCAATTTGGCCGCCCTTTTTGCGTCTCGAATCAAGATCGTCACAATTTGTGAAAGACAGATTTGGGGTGGTCCACCCGCGAACAACTATCTGATTGTTTTGCAAACCGCGCGCCAAACATGCGGTTTTTTGCGCAAGCTGACCTACGCGGCAACTTGCCGTCGGGTCGCCCGGGTTTAGTGCTTGCACTTTTAGCGGACTCACCAAAGGATGAACCATCAGCGCGCAAGACGCGCATGACGTTCAAAATGTATGGCCGCGCAAAGCGGCCGACAAAAGGGAGACATTCATGACTTTGACATCATTCCTGAAGGCGACAACAGCAGCTGCCGTGATCGCCACTGGTGGTGCAGCCTGGGCCGACAGCCACGCAACCCACCCTGAAACTGGCGAAGCACTCGCCTCTGAGCAGACTTTCACATATCGCGTCGGTGACGAAAGCCCGTCGTTCGATCCCGGTCTGGTTGAAGACGTCGACGGGTCCAAGATCGTGCGCGACCTGTTCGAAGGCCTGATGAATCAGGATGCTGACGGCAATCTGGTTCCCGGTGTCGCCACCGGTTTCGAAGTGTCCGACGATAATCTGGTCTACACGTTTACGTTGCGTGACAATGCCAAATGGTCGAACGGCGATCCTGTGACGGCAGCCGATTTCGAATACGCCTGGAAACGTGCAGCATCTCCTGAACTGGCATCCCCCTATGCGTGGTACATTGAACTGATGTCCCTCGAAAACGGGGCTGAAGTCATCGCCGGTGACAAACCGATTGATGAGCTGGGTGTGACCGCCGTCGACGATCTGACGCTGGAAGTGCGCCTGTCACAGCCGCTGCCATACTTTGCCGACATGGTCGTGCATGGCACGACATTCCCCGTGCATCGCGCCACCGTCGAGGCACATGGTTCCGAGTGGACCCGCCCCGAGAACATCGTCTCCAATGGTGCTTATGTTCTGACAGAGCATGTCCCCGGCGAGCGTCTGGTGCGTGAGCGGAACCCAATGTATTGGGACAACGACAATACGATCATTGAAAAGGTCACGGCCCTTGTCATCACCGACGAGAACACCGCACTGACCCGCTATCTGGCCGGAGAGCTTGACTGGACACAGGTACCGGCGGGCCAGTTCCCGTCCCTTTCAGCCGATTATCCTGAACAGGCCGTGAGCGTGCCAGAGGCTTGTTCCTATTACTACATGTTCAACCTGCGCGATAACGCTCCGGAAGAGCTGCAGAACCCCGACGTGCGCAAAGCGCTGTCGCTTGCAATCGACCGCGACATCATCACCAATGCGGTTCTCGCCGGTGGTCAAAAGCCCGCCTATACGTTCACCCACTGGGCCACGGCTGGCTTTGAAACGCCTGATATCCCGATGGCGAAGATGACTCAGGACGAGCGGAACGCGATGGCGGTCGAGCTGCTGGAAGGGGCCGGTTTCGGTGCCGATAATCCGCTCACCATCGATCTGGTCTACAATACGTCCGAGGCACACAAGTCCGTTGCCATCGCGATCAGCCAGATGTGGAAGCAAACGCTGGGTGTCGAAACGACGCTGGCAAACCAGGAATGGCAGACATTCCTCGAAGCCCGCTCCAACGGTGACTTTGACGTCGCGCGTGGTGGCTGGTGTGCAGACTACAACGAAGCGTCCACCTTCCTTGACCTGATGGATTCCGGATCCGGCTATAACGACAGCAAATACAACAACCCAGAAGTTGACGCATTGCTGGCTGAAGCCAAGACAGCGGACAATCCGCAGGCCAACTACGACAAGGTAGAAGAGTTTATCGCGCAGGATACGCCGATCATTCCGATCTATCACTATGCTGCCGTGAACATGATGGCCGAGAACCTCGAAGGTTGGCCGTACAACAAC
The sequence above is drawn from the Cognatiyoonia koreensis genome and encodes:
- a CDS encoding peptide ABC transporter substrate-binding protein, with product MTLTSFLKATTAAAVIATGGAAWADSHATHPETGEALASEQTFTYRVGDESPSFDPGLVEDVDGSKIVRDLFEGLMNQDADGNLVPGVATGFEVSDDNLVYTFTLRDNAKWSNGDPVTAADFEYAWKRAASPELASPYAWYIELMSLENGAEVIAGDKPIDELGVTAVDDLTLEVRLSQPLPYFADMVVHGTTFPVHRATVEAHGSEWTRPENIVSNGAYVLTEHVPGERLVRERNPMYWDNDNTIIEKVTALVITDENTALTRYLAGELDWTQVPAGQFPSLSADYPEQAVSVPEACSYYYMFNLRDNAPEELQNPDVRKALSLAIDRDIITNAVLAGGQKPAYTFTHWATAGFETPDIPMAKMTQDERNAMAVELLEGAGFGADNPLTIDLVYNTSEAHKSVAIAISQMWKQTLGVETTLANQEWQTFLEARSNGDFDVARGGWCADYNEASTFLDLMDSGSGYNDSKYNNPEVDALLAEAKTADNPQANYDKVEEFIAQDTPIIPIYHYAAVNMMAENLEGWPYNNFQQNMYSKDFYKIAE
- a CDS encoding YdcF family protein; its protein translation is MQVILILGAAVWQDGPSPTMRRRCAHALSLWQMDRAQVLVPCGGLGIHAPAEAEIMRDIFIKAGVPAAQIIPEAKSRTTYENLRNARALLSRFDVTRVIIVSDRYHLPRARMVARHLGWQAETSGPSTRGGHRKTQIRNLAREAGAIPLYALKLWGHRLRGSDRR
- the acs gene encoding acetate--CoA ligase; the protein is MSQSETAGLYPPTAEQAARAHADKETYDAMYAASIADPDAFWGEHGKRVDWIKPYSKVKNTSFAPGSIDIKWYEDGTLNVAANCVDRHLKDRGNQTAIIWEPDEASDEAQHITYQQLHAHVCKFANVLKEMGVSKGDRVVIYMPMIPQAAYAMLACARIGAIHSIVFAGFSPDALGARVNACGAKVVITSDGAPRGGRVTNLKDNVNQALRDDFNEVKCLVVKRTGQQIAWRDGLDFWLHEMEENVSNDCPPEEVAAEDPLFVLYTSGSTGQPKGVVHSTGGYLVYAAMTHQYTFDYHDGDIFWCTADVGWVTGHSYIVYGPLANGATTVMFEGVPTYPDAGRFWAVCEKHKVNQFYTAPTAIRALMGQGNSFVEKYDLSDIKVLGTVGEPINPEAWNWYNDVVGKGRAPIVDTWWQTETGGHLLTPLPGATATKPGSATLPFFGIQPVILEPTTGAELTDTAAEGVLCIKDSWPGQMRTVWGDHDRFEKTYFADYKNYYFTGDGCRRDEDGYYWITGRVDDVINVSGHRMGTAEVESALVAHSKVAESAVVGYPHEIKGQGIYAYVTLMNGVEPSDELRKELETWVRSEIGPIAKPDLIQWAPGLPKTRSGKIMRRILRKIAEDDFGSLGDTSTLADPSVVEDLIENRMNRGK